In the Campylobacter concisus genome, TTTCTACTATACCGTTTAATGTAAGTGATCCAGCATGGGTCTTATGCTCAAAATCTTCATACCACTCCATACGTCTTTTTGCGATTCCACTAGCCAAATTTATATTCATAATGCGAGCTTGTCCGTATTCATGTAGTGAGCGTGAAAATGCATAAGCTCCCTTTAATAGCCAATTCTCGCCAAAATTTTTCTCAAAACTTAGATCAAAAGTATCTACTTTGCCGTCTATCTCGTTAAATGGCTCATCTAATCTGACTTTTTTATCTATGTCTAAAATTTGTCCTGATTCTAGCATATACATGCCACGATCTGCGGGGTCGGTGTATTTTGTATGGGAGTAGGCAGCATCAATACGATAGTCGTCACCTTTATAACTTATACTTGGAGCGATGAGTAAATTTTTATATTCGCCATACTCTCTCCAATAATCCTTACCCGACCAATCAAATATAAATCTATATGCAAAACCGCTCTCACCCAAAGCTCCAGTTGAATCAAAGCCAAAATCTCTATACTTTTTGTTACCGGTGCCAAGCCAAATTTCATTGCTATTTTCATAAAGCGGTTTTTTAGTTACTAGATTTATGATACCGCCGGCATCTTGAACGCCGTAAAGCAAGCTTGCTGGGCCCTTTAACACCTCGACGCTTTGTACAGTTGCATTAAAGTTGTGCGTCACACCAGCTGATACACCATTACGCATTATAGAGCCGTCACGTCCGCCACCAAAGCCACGCTTTAAAGCCGCATCAAAATTTCCTGAAGTTGTATTCGCATAGCTAACACCACTTACGTTTTGAAGCGATTCCATTAAATTTTCTGGCTTTTTATCCTTTAGCTGCTGCTGGGTTACGACGTTTACTGTCTGTGGTATCTCAAGAATTGGCGTATTTGTCTTGCCCACCTCACTCGTTGTGGCTCTGTAACCATCGTCTGCGCTATCTTCAATGCTGATCCCATCTAAACTTACATCAGTAGCATTTAAAGCAGAAATAGCAAAACAAAGCACCGCACTAATGCGAAATTTATTCATTTATCATCCCTTAAAAAATTTTTAATATTATAAAAATAGTTATCATTATATAAAAATATATTTTAAATTTTTATGAAAAAAATTTACGAAAAATTTATATTTTAATAACATTACAAATAAAATATTTGTAAAAATTAAACATGGATCAAAAAACAGATTTTTACTATTCTTGTCATAGCTAGCGATAAAGCTTTTATTAAAACATTTTTGCAACATTTCTGATATAATCCCCACATGAAGTACGCACATTTAGTTCAAATAGCAAGTTATTTATCAAATTTTACAAAGATAAACCAAGCAAAACGCATTAATGATATGGCTATTTTGATCGAATTTAATGGCGAGAAGATTATCTTTGATCTAAACAAATCAAACTCCTCTATCTACAAAGATGACGAGCTAAAAGAAGCAAAAATTTATCAAGCACCTTTTGATAATGTGCTAAAAAAGCGCTTTAACGCCTCGCATATAAAAAACGTTGAGTACTTAAAAGATAATAGAATTTTAAAATTTATCTGCACGCAAAGTGGCTCATATAAAAGTGAAAATTTTATTCTCTATCTTGAATTTACAGGTCGCTTTACAAATGCTGTGATAACTGATGAAAACAACGTAATAATCGAAGCGTTAAGACATATTGATAATAGCTACCGAAAGATAGAAACTGGCGAAGTTTTAAGAGAGCTTCCAGCTATCACTATCAAGGAAAAACCGTGCGAGCCCATAACTGACTTTGAGGTGTTTTTTAAGAGCGAAGCGACTAGAGTAAATGAATCAAGGATAGCTAGTTTAAAAGAGGCGAAGCTTGCAAGCGTACAAAAAAAGATAGATAATATGAGCGAAATTTTAAACTCACTTGAAGACAAAGATGAGCTAATGAGAAAGAGTGAGGAATCTGCGAATTTAGGATCGCTTTTGCTTGCAAATTTGGGAAATTTTAAGGGCTATGAGAGAGAAATTTGCCTGAAAGATTTTGATGGCAACGAGATAAAATTAACCCTTAGCGATACACCAAAAAATAGTGCAAATGAATTTTACACAAGATCAAAAAAGTTTCGAGCAAAGGCCCTTGGCGTGGAGATAGAAAAGAGAAATTTAAGCGAAAAGATTGAGTTTTTTGAAGGATTAAAATCCCTCTTAAAAGAAGCGAATAGTCTTTATGAGCTTGAAATTTTAAGCCCAAAAAACAAGGCAAAACAAAAAGAACGTCATGTAAAAGATGTGAGTGAAAATGCTGAAATTTTTTACGTTAGAGAGTTTAAGATTTTAGTTGGTAGAAACGAAAAAGGCAATATAAATTTGCTTGACCTTGCCAAAAAAGACGATATATGGTTACATCTAAAGGATACCCCAAGCGCTCATGTCATTATTAAAACAAACAAGAGCAAGGTACCCGAAGATGTGCTAAAAATGGCAGCTAAATTCTGC is a window encoding:
- a CDS encoding NFACT RNA binding domain-containing protein — its product is MKYAHLVQIASYLSNFTKINQAKRINDMAILIEFNGEKIIFDLNKSNSSIYKDDELKEAKIYQAPFDNVLKKRFNASHIKNVEYLKDNRILKFICTQSGSYKSENFILYLEFTGRFTNAVITDENNVIIEALRHIDNSYRKIETGEVLRELPAITIKEKPCEPITDFEVFFKSEATRVNESRIASLKEAKLASVQKKIDNMSEILNSLEDKDELMRKSEESANLGSLLLANLGNFKGYEREICLKDFDGNEIKLTLSDTPKNSANEFYTRSKKFRAKALGVEIEKRNLSEKIEFFEGLKSLLKEANSLYELEILSPKNKAKQKERHVKDVSENAEIFYVREFKILVGRNEKGNINLLDLAKKDDIWLHLKDTPSAHVIIKTNKSKVPEDVLKMAAKFCVEFSVKGAGRYEVDYTKRENLKRENGANVTYTNYKTIIINKG